The Ailuropoda melanoleuca isolate Jingjing chromosome 4, ASM200744v2, whole genome shotgun sequence region TTCCGCCTGGAGCACGGCGAGGCCGACCGGAGTACACTCAAGAAGGCCCTCCCCACCCTGAGCCACATCCAGGAGGCCCAGAGCGCCTGGAAGGATGACTTCGCGCTCAACAGCATGCTGCGGAAGAGGTTCCGGGTGAGCGGGGGCCCTGCCTGGGGGCGGGACCACAGGGGGCGGGGGTCACCCGCATCGGGAGCGGGGAGAATGCAGGGGCAGCCCTCACCCCACCACATCCTAGCTACAGGGGGGTCATTgagccctctgagcctcagtttccccatctgatcCCGTCCCTCCCTCAGGGCACCCATGGGGAGCCCCAGCTTGCCGGGCACTCATCTGCTCCTCAGCTCCTAATACCTTTCATGGGTCCACTCCACTATCCCAAAACGAAGTCCGTAGATTGTCAACGCACCCCTACATGATTGCCAGAATCATCTCTGCAGTGCCCtgtggttaaaaacaaacaaacagggaaaGTCACCTACAAGGAAATGGAATCGTGCATATTTCAGTATACGAATGCTTGGCCAAGACCCCTGGCCTGGCGTGGCGAGTCGCTGAGGGCACGGGGCAAACACCGGCTCATGTCCCCAGGGACACAGTCCTGGCTTGAGGACACCCCGGGGCCCTGCTGTCAGTGACCGCAGTGGCTTCTGAACTTGTACCAAAGATGCTCAGGGGAGTCACGTCTCAGGGAGTCGGGGCCCGGGATCAGATGAGTGCACCATGGATGGATTTTTCACCTTCTGGAGCATCCGGCTGGGCTCTGGAAAATCCTGCAGGACGTGAGAACCTTCTACCTCTTCCCTCGCTCTGGGGGGTGTCTTgtgccgccccccgccccaggcaggAGCTTCCTCAGCAACCGCCATGGGGCACCAGCTGTCATCATCCTACAGCTCCtgtcccttcctgcttcctttcctgaTCGTTCTGTGGTCATTATTAGGAGTAAAACTGCCAGTTTTCTTACTAATTGTTCGTTACCGAAAACATATGCCTCCAGCCGGGCCTGTGCTCTGAGCTGTGTCCCCTGCCTCCGGGCACCTCCCCGTGAGGTGTCTGAGGGCCCTCAAACATAATGTCCCAACAAGCCCCCATCTTCCCCTTCTCAGCAATGGAGGcatcttctctgtccttccaggGACTCAGCCCCAAAACCTGGAGTCGACCTTGATCCCCGCTcacctctgtctctgtctcctgttGGCAAATTTTTCAGGGTCTGACCACTCCCACAGCCCCCATCATCTCCTGCCTGGACCAGCACAgtctctctgccctgctctccaGGCTCCTGACCCCCACTTTCCCCACATACAATCTGTTCCCCACATGGCCACCAGGAGCCACTTGTGAGTCCCTGAGTCATTTCACATCTCTCTGCTTAGAACCCTCTATGGCTCCCACTTAAAACAGAACCCAAAGTCCTCCCCATGGCCCACAGCCTGAATGAtctcacctccccttccccactgtctccacctcccctcactcactgtgttccagccacactggcctcctcgcTGTTCCTGCAAGCACACTTCAGCTTCTGGggctttgcacaggctgttccctCTACCTTGGAACACTTTTCCACCAGAAATGCACATGACTCCTTCACTCAAACGCCTTTTCTCAAATGTGACCTTCTCAGGGAGACCTTGCCtgacccttccctctctcctgcacCACATTTACAGTTGAACCCTTCGCtcactccctccctgcttcccggcattctttttctcctcaccACTTTGTCTCATCCACTAGAATGTCAGCCCCTTGAGGGCAAAGGTTTGTGTCTGCTCACTGCTGCATGCCTGGTGTCTAGAACAAGGAAGGGCTGGTACAAGCTGGCCATTCTGTAAATATTCATGGAACGAATGAGCAGAGAACTGAACAGTACGCGTGTTAATGACACTCGGATTTCGCACTTGCTGAGTGACTTCTGCGTCCCCGGCCCTGTGTGAGGCCCCTTCCTCGAACGAGCTTGAAGGGGAGGAAGTTGAGTGGAGGGATGCAGCCCAAGTCAGAGGGCAAGGAAGAGTGGGTCTTTGACACCCACCATGCCTttcccccaccctgtcccccaccacacaggaaaagaaaaaagccatgcaggaggaggaagagagggaccaGGCGCTGCAGGCTAAGGCGAGCCTGGCCATCCCACTGGTGCCCGAGACGGAGGACGACCGCAGGCTGGCTGCCCTGCTCAAGTTCCACACCCTGGACTGTGCGTGGGGAGCCAGCAAGCGTGGGGGACTGGGCGGGCAGAGATGGGGGTCCCCAGCCCTGAGTGGGCCGTGGCAGGCCAAGGCAGGGGGCAGCTTTGgacctcctttcctctcttccctcccaacccccagcctACGAGGACAAGCAGAAACTCAAGCGGACAGAGATCATCAGCCGCTCCTGGTTCCCCACTGCCCCGGGCCCCGCCACCAGCAGCAACAAAGCCGGCCACGTCCTGAAGAAGCTGGCCCAGAACCGCAGATCTGCACCGGCCTGCACCCCTGTCACTGTAGGGGACCTGGGCATCGTGCGGCGGCGGTCCCGGGAGGTTTCAGAGAGCCCCCAGCATGCAGCGGAGACCCCCAAGTCTGGGGAGCCACTGGTGCCAGATGGGCCCACGTCCCCCCGAGACTGCTCTCCAGAGACAGCTGAGACCCCCAAGAGCAGGGGGcctctggggcaggaggggaagtgTCAGGACAGGCCCCAgtccccaccaggctcctctcaGGAGGCGGCCACCCCCCAGGACACGCCACACCTGTGCACCCTCAGCTCCTCTCTTGTGGCTGATTACTCCGACTCAGAGAGCGAGTGAGCAGTTCTGGAGACCGGACCTGCTCCAGAGGCAGCCACTCACCCAGGAGGCCCTTCAGACTGCAGCCCTGCTTGCCCACCAGCCCTTGGAGAGC contains the following coding sequences:
- the CCDC130 gene encoding coiled-coil domain-containing protein 130, yielding MGERKGVNKYYPPDFNPEKHGSLNRYHNSHPLRERARKLSQGILIIRFEMPYNIWCDGCKNHIGMGVRYNAEKKKVGNYYTTPIYRFRMKCHLCVNYIEMQTDPANCDYVIVSGAQRKEERWDMADNEQVLTTEHEKKQKLETDAMFRLEHGEADRSTLKKALPTLSHIQEAQSAWKDDFALNSMLRKRFREKKKAMQEEEERDQALQAKASLAIPLVPETEDDRRLAALLKFHTLDSYEDKQKLKRTEIISRSWFPTAPGPATSSNKAGHVLKKLAQNRRSAPACTPVTVGDLGIVRRRSREVSESPQHAAETPKSGEPLVPDGPTSPRDCSPETAETPKSRGPLGQEGKCQDRPQSPPGSSQEAATPQDTPHLCTLSSSLVADYSDSESE